DNA sequence from the Actinomycetes bacterium genome:
GCCCGGCTCGTGCTCGACCCAGGACCGCTCGTCCAGGTCGAGACGGCGCAGCCCGGTGAAGCCCCCGTCGACAGCCGGCCGGCCGCCGTCGAAGAGCGAGCCCTGCAGCCCGATCTCGGTCATGTCCCGACCGTACGTCGCGCGGCCGACAACGACCGGGTGCTCCACCGCGGGGTCAGTCCAGACCGGCGGCGGCGAGCAGGTAGGCGGTGACCGGCTGGTAGAGGTGCGGCGGCACGTTGTCGTCGAGCGGCACCGCCACGGCGACCTTGCCCTCCTTCTCGCCGACGAACAGCGCCGGGTCGTTCGAGTCGGCGAAGCCCACCGAGGTGACGCCGGCCTCGCCGGCACCCCCCACCCAGCCGTGGTCGCCCACCACGAGGTCCGGCAGGTCAACCCCCTCGTCGCGCAGCGCCGCGAGGATGCCCTCCATCGGCCGGGCCGAGTGCGTGTGGTTGAGCTCGCCGCGGGTGCTGACCATCGCGACGTCGGCGACATAGCGGATCCGCCGGGTGACCCGGCCGACGCGGGTGGTGGTCTCGTAGCCGAAGCCGGCCGCCGGCGTCAGCACCTCGGTGCCTGCTCGCCGCAGCCCGGCGGCCACCGCGAGGTGCACCGGGAGCAGGCCCGCCGGGTGCCCGGTGGCGACGACCACCCGCGCTCCCGGCCGGGCCGCCGACCGCAGGTGGCCGGCCATCCGGTCCAGCCCGTCGATCGTCAGGTCCGGGTCGATCCGGTCCGGTCCGCGCAGGTAGCCGGCGTCCGGCGACACCCCCACCCGCTCGGCCATCAGGGCCAGGATGTCGCCGAGCCCCCACGACCCGGCGAAGGTGAGCCCGAACATCGCCTTCGACACCCCGGCCGCCAGGAAGCCGTACTTCAGCAGGTTGTCCTCGCGCGAGGTCGCCACGTCACCCGCGATGCGCGACTCGACGAGGTGGGCGCCCAGTGCTGCCCGGTCCGGTGCCGTCACAGTGCGAGCAGCCCGCCGAGGCCGTGCGACGGGAAGACCGCCCGCTGGGTGGCCAGGACCGCGCGGTCCACCGGGTCGGCCGGGTCGAACCCGTCGTGCCAGTCGGCCCAGGTGGGCGTGCGTCCGTCGGTCATCCGCTGCGGGGGCGTCAGGCCGTAGCGCTCGACGACGTACTCCCGCCATCCCTCCGGCACGTCGGTCGCCGGGTCCAGCGGCGTGCCGGCGGCCACCGCCAGCAGGTGGGTCCAGGCTCGCGGCACCACTTGGGCGAGCTCGTAACCGCCGCCCCCACACGCGACCCACCGGCCGCCGGCGTGCTCGTGCGCGAGGTCGTGCAGAGCGAGGTACGACCGGCGCTGGCCGTCGACGGTCAGGCCGAGGTGGGCCAGCGGGTCGAGCAGGTGGCTGTCGCAGCCGTGCTGGGTCACGAGCACCTGGGGGCGGAACTCGGCGAGCAGCGGCGGCACCACCGCGTGGAAGGCGCGCAGCCAGCCGGGGTCGATGGTGCCGGGCGGCAGCGCGACGTTGACGGCCGAGCCGTCGGCGGCCGGGCCGCCCACGTCGTCCGGGAAGCCGGTGCCGGGGAAGAGATAGCGCCCGCTCTCGTGCAGTGACACCGTCAGCACCCGCGGCTCGTCCCAGAACGCGCGCTCGACGCCGTCGCCGTGGTGCACGTCGACGTCGACGTAGGCGACCCGCTCGGCGCCCTGCTCGAGCAGCCAGGCGATCGCCACGGCGGGGTCGTTGTAGACGCAGAAGCCGCTGGCCGCGCCGGGCATCGCGTGGTGCAGGCCGCCGGCGACGTTGACCGCGTGCTCGACCTCGCCGGCCCACACCGCGCGGGCGGCCTCGACGGTCGCGCCGACCACAAGTGCCGAGGCCTCGTGCATGTCCCGGAACGCCGGGGTGTCGGCGCTGCCGATGCCGTGCGAGAGGTCGGGGTGCGACGGGTCGGCGCCGGCCTTCTTGACCGCCGCGACGTAGTCCGCGTCGTGCACAAGACCGATCAGGTCGTCCGTCGCCGGCTCGGGCCGCACCATGCGGACGGCCGGCAGGTCGAGCACGCCCAGGTCGCGGGCCAGCCGCATCGTGAGGTCGAGCCGCAGCGGGTTGAGCGGGTGCTCGGGGCCGAGGTCGTAGCCGAGGACGGCCTCGTCCCACGGCACCAGCACCGTCCCGCTCATGCTCGTCACGCTACCCGGGGCCACCTGGTCACTCGGTGCGGAGGGCGACCACCGGGTCCAGGCGTCCGGCCCGGCGGGCGGGTGCGACACCGAAGAAGATGCCGACCGCGGCCGACACCCCGAAGGCGAGGACCGGTGACCACCACGCGATGACCGCGGGGAGCGGCGACACCGAGCTCACCAGCAGCGAGGCGCCGACGCCGAGCCCGATCCCGATCAGCCCGCCGACGACGCAGAGCAGCACCGCCTCGATGAGGAACTGCAGCAGGATGTCGCGCTGCCTGGCGCCCAGCGCCTTGCGCAGCCCGATCTCGCGGGTCCGCTCCCGGACGCTGACCAGCATGATGTTGGAGACCCCGACGCCACCGACGAGCAGCGAGATCGCGGCGATGGCGGCGAGCACGAGGGTGAGCAGGCTGAGGATGCGCCCGATGGTGCCGAGGATCTGGGTCTGCGTGACCGCCGAGAACTCCTCGCCCTGGTAGGTCTCCTTCAGCGCCGACACCAGCTGCGGCCTCAGCTCCTCGACCCGGTCAGCTGTCGGGGCCTTCACGGCGAGGGCGTCGATCCGGTCCACGCCGAAGAGCCGTTGCGCGGCGGTCACCGGGATGTGCACCTCGGAGTCGCGGTCGACCCCGAAGGTCGACCCGACCTTCTCGAAGACGCCGATGACCCGGAACCGCACCCCGGCGATCGTCACCTGGCGGCCCAGCGGGTCCACGTCGCCGAACACCTTGGTCACGACCGAGCTGCCGAGCACGGCGACGCGGCGGCGGGTGTCGACGTCGGAGGCGGTGATGTACTCGCCGCGGGCCAGCCGCCGGTCGAAGACGTTGGGCACGTTCTCGTTGACGCCGTTGACGGTGACGAAGGCCGTACGTCGCCCGACCCCGACCGTCTCGCCCGACGCGACCGACACCGCGACCCGGTCGCGGTCCCCGACGACCCGGCCGAGCGTCTCGACGTCGTCGAGGGTCAGCCGGCTCACCGACGGCGCGGAGCCGAACTCGAACTTGCCCGGCACCACGATGATGATGTTGGAGCCGAGGCCCTCGACCTGCTGCTCGACCTCCTGCTTGGCGCCGGCGCCGAGCGCCACCAGGATCACCACCGCGGCGACGCCGATGACGACGCCCAGCATGGTCAGCGCGCTGCGCAGCCGGTTGGCGCGCAACGCGTCCAGCGCGACCCGGAACGCCTCGCCGGTCCTCACGACGGCACCGCCGTGCTGCCTGCGTGGGACACGCCGCCGTCGTCGGACTCGACCAGCCCGTCCCGCAGGGCGACCCGGCGTCGGGCCATCGCGGCCACCTCGAGGTCGTGGGTGACGACCACGACCGCGACGCCGCGCTCGGCGTTGAGCCGCTCGAGCACCGCCATCACCTCGGCGCCGCTGCGGGTGTCGAGGTTGCCGGTCGGCTCGTCGGCCAGCAGCAGGGTCGGCTCGCCGACCAGCGCCCGCGCGATCGCCACCCGCTGCTGCTCGCCGCCGGACAGCTGCCCGGGCCGGTGGCCGAGCCGGTGCCCGAGACCGACCGACTCGAGGGCGGCTGCCGCCCGGTCGCGACGGGCCGACCCACGCACGCCGCGGTAGACCAGCGGGAGCGAGACGTTGTCCAGGGCGCTGGTGCGGGTGAGCAGCTGGAAGGACTGGAACACGAAGCCGATCGTGCGGTTGCGCAGGGTCGCCAGCTCGGAGTCCGACATGGTCGACACGTCGCGCCCACCCACCCGCAGGGTGCCCGAGGTCGGCCGGTCGAGGCAGCCGAGCAGGTGCATGAGCGTCGACTTGCCGGACCCCGAGGGACCGACGATGGCGACGTACTCGCCCTCGTCGACGCGCAGGCTGACGCCCCGCAGCGCCTCGACCGAGACTCCGTCGAGCTGGTAGCTGCGCCGCACGTCCACGGCCTCGGCGGCCGCGAGCGTCGCGACGGGGCCGGTCACGGGACCTGCTGCCCCTCGCGGACCCGGTCGGCGCCGCGCACCACGATCCGCTCCCCCTCCTCGAGCCCCTCGAGGACCTCGATCCGGCTCTCGCCCTGCGCCCCCAGACGCACCGGGCGCTGCCGGACGGTGCCGTTGGTCACCGCCCACACCACGTCCCGCTGCCCGTCGCGGAAGACGGCCGGCGCAGGGACCGCCACCACGTCCCTGGCGGTGCGCACCCGCAGGTCGACGACCGCGCTCATGCCCGGCCGCGGGACCGGCGCGGTCTCACCGGCCGCGGTGGTGCCGCGGTCGAGGGAGAGTCGCACGACGTAGCTCACGCCGCCGCGCGTCGACGTGGTCGGCGTCGGGTCGATCGCGGTGACCGTCGAGTCGTAGGTCGCGTCGGGCACCGCGTCGAGCTCCGCCGTTGCGACGACGCCCGGGTCGACCAGCAGCACGTCGGTCTCGTCCACCTGCGCGGTGAGCGACAGGGTCGACGCGTCGGTCACCGTGACGAGCTGCTGCCCGGAGCTGACCGGAGCCCCTTCGGCGACGGTCGAGGTGACCGTGCTGCCGCCGCTGGAGCCGCCGAGCGCCGCGCCGGCCTGCGACTGCAGGCTCTCCGGCAGCTGCGAGACCAGGTCGTCGGTGCCCGACGCGCTGTCGCCGTCACCGCCGCCGAGGGACACCGTGCCGGCGATCGGTGCGCGGACGGTGAGGGCAGCCACCGTGCGGCGGGCCGCCTCGACGGCCGCCCGGGTCTGCACCCGCTGGGCGGCCGAGAGGGCGGCCACCGCGTCGGAGAGCGACCCGATGCCGGCCGCGAGCTGGGCGGCGGCCTGGTCGGCCTGGGCGCGGGCCGCGTCGTACTGCGTCTGCGAGACCCGCAGCGCGGCGAGCGCCCGGGCCCGGGCCCGCGGGTCCGGAATGCGCTCGGCCGCCGCCCGTGCCCGGTCGAACGCCCGCTGCGCGGTGACGTCGGCCGCCGTGGTGCCGGCCAGGGTCGGGACCGACCCGCCCGTCCCGGCCGACGCCGCCTGCGCGTCGGCCCGCAGCGCCTGGCGCAATGCGCGCCGGGCCGAGGGCGACTCGATGCGCAGCAGCACCTGGCCGCGCCGGACCTGCGCGCCGTCACGGACCCGCAGCTCGGCGACCACGCCGTCGGCCGCGGAGCTCACCGACGCGGTGGCCCGCGCCGCCACGACCGCCGGGGCCTCGACGACCTCGGTCACCGTCGCGCGGCCGACAGCGGCGACCCGCACGTCGGACGAGTCGTCGCCTGAGCAGCCGGCGAGCAGGAGGGCCAGCGCGACGCCGGTCGCAGCCCAGGGGGCCGCGCCGCCGCGCGCCGGTGGTCTCATCCGGTCATCGTAGGTTCGCCCGGAGCCGCCCGAGCAGGCCGCGGCCCTGGACCCAGCCACGCCGGCGGCGGACGTCCTCGCACAGGTCGAGCAGCCGGTAGTCCTTGTCGTAGTAGCGACGCAGTGCCGCGCGGGCTGTGTCGTCGATCTGGTCGCTGGACCAGTCCCCGGTGCGGTTCGCGGTCACCGGGTCGCGCGGCAGCTCGATGTAGTCCGGCACCTGGAGGATCCGCTGGAGGTTCTGCCAGTCGGCGTCCAGCGTCTCCTGCCGGCCGATGTACACGACCCGGTCGAGCCGGGGACGCAGGTCGGCCGGGCCACCCACGGTCCATGACTGGGACCGCAGGTGCCGGATCCGGCGCATCGCACGCTGGGCAGCGTGAGCCGTCTCCGGGTCAGGTGACTCCAGCGACACGGCCAGCTCCTGCGCCGAGGAGAACCGGGCGAACGCCTCGGCCTCCGCGTCCGTCCAGCGGAAGTGGTAGCGCGGCGCACCGCGCCGCTGACGAGCCGTGAAGCCGCTGAGGAAGCGGTCCACCGGGTCGCGGACGAAGAAGAACACGTGCTCCCGCGGCGGCAGCTCGGTCCACCGACGACGGTGGGGGTGCTCCACCAGCGGGCCGTACGGGGTGTCGGGCCAGCCGGCGTCCCGCAGGGCGTACTTGAGCGCCGACCCTCCGGTCTTGCCGACGTGCAGGAAGTGGAGTGCCACCGCCGGCTAGGCCTCGATGTCGTCCGCGACCGCGCGCAGCACGGCGGCGGTCTTGCGGGCCACCTGCCGGTCCGGGTAGCGGCCGCGGCGCAGGCCGTTGCCGACCCCGTCGAGCAGCTTGATCAGGTCCTCGACGATGACCGCCATGTCGTCGACCGGCTTGCGGCTGCTCGCGGTCACCGAGGGGATCGGGTCCAGCACGGTGACGGTGAGCGCCTGCTCGCCGCGCTTGCCGTCGACGATGCCGAACTCGACCCGGCTGCCCGGCTTGAGCGCCGGGACACCGGCGGGCAGCGCGGACTGGTGGACGAAGACGTCACCGCCGTCGTCGCGGGAAAGGAAGCCGAAGCCCTTCTCGGCGTCGTACCACTTCACCTTGCCGGTCGGCACGGGAGGACCTCTGATCTGTCTGTGCGGGTGGGGGACACGTCCGACGTACGTCGCCGACGCGGGTCGTCCAGCCTAACCGGCGGGGAGCCCCGCTGCGAGACAGTTGCTCAGCGGTAGGGCTCGGGGTCGGCCAGCAGGTCGTTCATCGACCCAGAACGGAACGGCTCGACCGACACGGCCTCGAACCCGGCGGCCAGGACGGCCGCAGCGACCCCGCCCTCGGCGGCGACGGACTCGACCAGCCCGGCGTCGACCTCCAGCCGGGCGGAGTCGCCGAGGTCGCGGACCCGCAGGTCACGCACCGGCAGGCCGGCGGTGGCCAGCGCCTCGCGCGCCGCCGCCTCGGCGCGGTCGACCCGCACCAGCCGGGCCGGGGTGATCTCGATGCCGTAGGCGACCCGGCTGGACAGGCAGGCGGCCGCCGGCTTGTCCCAGGTGGGCAGCCCCCAGCGACGACTGGCCTCGCGCACCTGGGCCTTGGTCAGCCCGGCGTCCAGCAGCGGCGTGACCGCCGCCCGCTCCGCTGCGGCCCGGATGCCCGGCCGGAAGCCGGCGACGGCGTCGTCGGCATTGGTGCCGGTCGCGACATGGGCCAGACCGTGCTCGGCGGCCAGCGGGCCGAGGACGTCGAGCAGCTCGGCCTTGCAGAAGTAGCAGCGGTCGCCGTCGTTGGCGCGGTAGCCGTCGCGGTCCATCTCGCGGGTGGTCGGCCGCAGGTGGCGCACGCCGAGGTCCGCGCTGAACGCGGCCGCCGCGTCGAGCTCGTGGCCGGGCAGGCTGGCGCTGACGGCGGTGGCAGCAGCGACGTCGTCAGCACCCAGGCTGCGTACGGCCGCAGCGAGCAGCAGCGCCGAGTCCGCACCGCCGGAGAACGCGACGAGCACCGAGCCCAGCTCGCGCAACCGCTCGTCGAGGGCCGCCAGCCGCAGCTCGAGGACGTGCTCGTCGAGCCACTCCGCGAAGCCGTGCAGGTCCTCCAGGACCACGTCGGCGCCGGCCGCGCGCAGCTCGTCGGCGCTCACCGGGCCGGTAGCGACCCCGACGCTGAGCGCATCGGACGCGCGGGCGCCGGCGACGTCGGCCACGTGGTCGCCGACATAGACCGTCGCACCGTGCTCGCGCAGCGCCTCGCCCTTGGCCGGTCCCCACCGCCACCCGACCACCTCGTCCGCCTCGATGCCGAGGTGCTCGAGGTGCAGTCGGGCGTTGGGCTCGTACTTCGCGGTCACCACGACGACCCGGCCGCCGTGTCGGTGCACGGCGGCGACAGCCTCGCGCGCGCCGCCCAGCAACTCGGTCGGCGTGATCGCCAGGTCGGGGTAGAGCGCGCGGAACCGGTCGGCCATCGGGGCCACCTGGTCGGCCGGGAACCAGTAGGCGAGCTCCTCGTCCAGCGGCGGTCCGAGCCGGCTCACGGCCGCCGCGCTGTCGATGTGCACGCCGGTCTCGGCCGAGAGGGCGTCGAGCGCCACCGCGATCCCCGGCCGCGAGTCGATCAGGGTCATGTCGAGGTCGAACCCGACGACCAGCGGCGGGGCGACGTGAGGGGACGGGCGCGACACCCGGTCAGCGTATGCGGCCGGGTGGCACCCCCATCACCATGATCAGGTGGTACGTCGCGGCTGCTCCTCGCGCAGGTCGACGCTGTCGCGACCGGTCTCCTCCGCCCTCGGCTGGTCGGTCGCGATGGTGCGGTCGGCCGGCATGCCCTCGTCGCGGCGGTCAGCGCCGTCGTCGAGGAGCAGCTCGAACAGCGCCCGGTAGTGCACGAACGCCTGGCGCAGGTCCTCGGTGTCGACCGGGTCCTGCCGGCTGCCGACGGAGTGCGCGGCGCGGTAGTGCTCGACCACCTCGGGGTGGTCCGCGGCCAGCATCTGCGACCGGGTGTCGAAGTCGTCGACCGGGTAACCGCGGTCGCGCATCACGGACTGGACGAGGCGGTCGGCCTCCCGGGTGGCCGCCGTGGGCGAGTCCACGAAGTCCGCCTGCACCCGGGTCCACTCGGCGCCGTAGCGCTCCCGCTCGGCCGGGTCCAGGGGTCGCACCTCGATGCTGTCGCGGCGGGAGGCCGTGTCGGCCAGCTGCTGCTCGGCCGCCTTGCGGTCGCCGTGCTCGTCGACGGCGCGGTCGTACTCGGGTCCGAAGCGGTCCTGGAGCCCCTCTCGTCGCTTCGCCTGCTGGGCACGCATCCAGACGGCGACGGCGACGGCGGCGAGAACCAGCAGGATGATGACGATGATCGCAGTGGTCATGGTGGACCTCCGGTAGCAGGTGTTCTTCCGCTACCCCGGCGGGACGTCGGGCATGCACCGACCGACCGACCGGCGCCTGCCGCGCCCCGCCAAACTCGGCTGAGACTGTCGGCCGGCGGTGGAAGGCTTGCCGGATGCCTGCGCAGAGCACCCGCCCGCCGATGCCGCGCAACGCGAGGCTGATGCTGGTCGGCGTCGCGATCGACGCGCTCGGCGTCGGGCTGGTGCTGCCGTTCCTCGTGATCTACCTGCACGAGGTCCGCGACATCTCGCTGCCGACCGTCGGCGTGCTGGCCGCGCTGCCCGCCGTCGTGGCGCTCGTGCTGGTCGGGCCGATCGGCATCCTGATCGACCGCCTCGGCCCGCGACGGGTGCAGATCGCCGCGGTGGTCTGCTCGGGCCTGGGTGCGCTGGCCCTGGCGGGGGCGGAGGGGGTCGGCGTGGCCGCCCTGGCGATGGTGCTGACCGGTGTCGGCCACGCCGCGTTCTGGCCGGCCAACCAGTCGCTGGTCGCCGCGGTGCTGCCCAGCGAGCAGCGCGCAAGGTTCTTCGGCGTCTCGTTCACGCTGCTCAACGCGGGCATCGGCATCGGCGGAGTCATCGGTGCCCTCTACGTGTCCGTCGACGATCCCTCGACGTTCACGACGGTCTATGTGCTCGACGCGGTCAGCTTCCTGGGGCCGTTGCTCGTGCTGTCCTGGCCCCTGCGCCACGTCGGCGGCCCGGTCGCGGTGCCCGACCACGCGGCGGACGGCGGGTCCTACCGCGAGGTGCTGGGCGACCCGGTGTTCCGCCGGCTGCTGGCCGTGGTCTTCTTCTCGGCGTTCGTCGGCTACGGGCAGCTCGAGGCCGGCTGGACGGCGTACAGCCGGGTGGTCGCCGAGGTGTCGACCCGCACGATCGGCATCGCCTTCGCCGTCAACACCGCGGTGATCGTGCTGCTGCAGCTGGTCGTGCTCAAGGCGATCGACGGACGCCGACGGACCCGGGTGCTCGGCCTTTTGGCGATCGTCTGGGCGGTGGCCTGGCTGGTCATGGGGCTGGCCGGCACGGTGCCCGGCACCACCGCGGCCGCCGTCCTCGTCGTGGTGTCGATCGGTGTCTTCGCCCTGGGTGAGACGCTGCTCTCCCCGGTCGCGCCGGCCATCACCAACGACCTGGCCTCCGAGCACCTGCGTGGGCGCTACAACGCGGCGGGCTCGCTGGCCTTCCAGGTGGCGGCGGTCGCCGCCCCCACGTCGGCCGGCTTCCTCATCGGCCACGACATGCCCGTGACGTACGTCCTCACGCTGCTGCTCGGGTCGGCGGCCTTCGGGGTGCTCGCGCTGCGCATGGAGCCCGTGCTGCCGCCCGCGGCCAACGGGCTGCACGTCGACGCGGCCGAGCTCGGCGCCACCGAGGGGCTCACGGCCGGCGCGCCAGCTCCTGCTGCCTCGTCGTGAGCCGGGCCGCGACCGGCTGGGTGGACCGGGCCGCGTCCCGGTCCTCCTCGGCCCAGCGCCGCCGTGTCGAGACGTGCCGGGCGAGGGCCGCTGCGACGTACCTGCCGAGGCGCACCGGGCCGGGGACGCGGCCGGCACCGCTGGGCCGGTAGCCCCACCGGGCCATCTTGCGACGCAGGACCAGCTCGATCAGGCCGATCTCCCACGGCTCGAGCTGGGAGCGCCACGCCTCGACCCGCGCCGTCGACACGTCGGAGCCCAGGTTGGCGTGCCACGTCTTCGACTCGGGCACGACGTGGCGGACCCGGGCCGGCTCGAGCATGGCGTCGTCGAAGTCCTCCTCGAGGAACTCGCACAGGTCGGTGAGCTCACGGCGCGGGTCGGCGACGAGCGACTCGTAGCGGACGACGTGGTAGGCGTCGGCCGGCAGCCGGCGGCGGTTGCGTCGCAGGCAGCACTCGGCGTGCGACCAGGTGGCCATCGCGCCGATGCTGTCGAAGGGCCACCACGGCATCCGCTTGAGCGAGGCGACGGTGGCCCGCGGGTCGCGGACGCAGTGCACGATCTGCGCGTCCGGGAAGAGCCGCAGGAGGACGTCGACCTCCTGGTAGTAGAGGGGGCGCTTGTCGCCCCACCGCGCCTTGCCCTGGGTGCGGGCGAACTCGGCGAAGACCGTGCCGAAGGCCGATCCCAGCGTCGCCGGCGCGGCCAGGATCGCCCGCCGGGTGGTCACCCGGTCCAGACCGAGGTGGGCCAGCCGGGACCCGCGGGTGCAGGACCGCGCCAGCCGGCGGCGCTGCTTGCGCGTCGTCAGGTCACCGAAGGTCGCCCGCTTGCGCCACAGGCGGGTGAGGAACCGGGTCTCGGGCGGCATCGCCAGCCGCGGGTGCGCGTGGATCATCAGCGAGAGCAGCGTGGTGCCCGACCGGGGGCACCCGACCACGAAGACCGGGCGGTCGCTGCTCACCGGCGTGAGGCTAGACGCCCCGGCCAGTGGGGCCGGCGCGGCGTACCGTTGTGCGGATGCCCACCCCCGGCCTGAGCGGCCGCCCGACGCTCGCGGGCGACCTGCGGTCGCGCGACGACGAGTCGCTCGCAGCGCTGCTCGCCGACCGGCCGGACCTCCTCGCGCCGGTGCCGACCGACCTCGGGTCCCTCGCGGCGCGCGCCACCACTAGGCCGTCCGTCCAGCGCGCCCTGGACCAGCTGGACCGCTTCACCCTGCAGGTGCTCGACGTGGTCGCGGTGTTGCCCGAGCCGTCGACCGACGCCGACGTCGAGGCGGCGCTCGGAGCCGACCCGACGCGTGCGCTGGCGACCCTGCACCGGCAGGCGCTGGTCTTCCGTGACGAGGACGGCGGGCTGCTGGTGCCGAGGACCGTGCTCGAGGTCGTGGGGACGCCGGCTGGTCTCGGCCCACCGGCCGACCAGGCGCTGCTCGCGTACGGGCCGCGGCGGCTGGCGGCGCTGGCGACCGACCTGGGGCTGCCCGCGAGCGGCGACCCGATGCAGCTGGTGGCCTCGGTCGCCGGCCTGCTCGGCGACCCCGACCAGCTGACCGGCCTGCTGGACCGGACGCACGAGCAGGCACCGGCCGCGAGCGAGGCGCTGGAGCGGATGGTGTGGGGGCCCCCGACCGGGCGGCTCGAGGGCGCGCACCGCGACGTCGACGCGACGACGGCCACCAGCCCGGTCGACTGGCTGCTCGCCCACGGGCTGCTGGTCGCGACCGACGCCCGGACCGTCGTGCTGCCCCGCGAGGTCGCGCTGCACCTGCGCGGAGGCCAGGTGCACCGCGAGGTGCAGCCCACGGAGCCGCCCCTCGCCACCACGCCTGCCGACGCGGCCCGGGGCGAGCGTGGCGCGGCCGGCGCTGCCGCGACCGTGCTGCGCCAGGTCGAGGACCTGCTCGACCTCTGGGCCAGCGACCCGCCCCGGGTGCTGCGCGCTGGTGGCACCGGGGTGCGCGACCGGGCCCGCACCGCGTCGGCGCTCGACGTGGACGAGCCCACGCTGGTCGTGCTGCTCGAGGTCGCCCACGCCGCGGGCCTGCTCGCGGCCGGCGACGACGGCGAGGACGAGGTGTGGCTGCCGACGGCAGGCTTCGACGACTGGCTCGACACGCCGCCGGCGGTCCGGTGGCTGGTGCTCGCCGAGGCGTGGCGCGACACCACCCGGGTGCCCGGCCTGGCCGTCGACGCCACGACCAAGGACCGGGCCGGCAAGCCGCTGGCCCCGCTCGGTCCGGAGCTGGACCGCACCCTGGCGCCGCTGGTGCGGTCGGCGGTCCTGGCCGAGCTCGCCTCGGTGCCGGCCGGCCAGGTCAGCACGGTCGGTTCGGTCACCGACCGGCTGCGCTGGCGGGCGCCCCGGCGCGGCGGGCGGCTGCAGGACGACCTGGTGGGCTGGACCGTGCGCGAGGCCGACCTGCTCGGGCTGTCGGCCGGCGGCGCCCTGTCGGAGGCCGGCCGGGCGTTCGCGACGGGTGACCGCCCGGCGGCGACCGCCGCGCTGTCGGCCGCG
Encoded proteins:
- a CDS encoding phosphatase; its protein translation is MTAPDRAALGAHLVESRIAGDVATSREDNLLKYGFLAAGVSKAMFGLTFAGSWGLGDILALMAERVGVSPDAGYLRGPDRIDPDLTIDGLDRMAGHLRSAARPGARVVVATGHPAGLLPVHLAVAAGLRRAGTEVLTPAAGFGYETTTRVGRVTRRIRYVADVAMVSTRGELNHTHSARPMEGILAALRDEGVDLPDLVVGDHGWVGGAGEAGVTSVGFADSNDPALFVGEKEGKVAVAVPLDDNVPPHLYQPVTAYLLAAAGLD
- a CDS encoding acetoin utilization protein AcuC, which encodes MSGTVLVPWDEAVLGYDLGPEHPLNPLRLDLTMRLARDLGVLDLPAVRMVRPEPATDDLIGLVHDADYVAAVKKAGADPSHPDLSHGIGSADTPAFRDMHEASALVVGATVEAARAVWAGEVEHAVNVAGGLHHAMPGAASGFCVYNDPAVAIAWLLEQGAERVAYVDVDVHHGDGVERAFWDEPRVLTVSLHESGRYLFPGTGFPDDVGGPAADGSAVNVALPPGTIDPGWLRAFHAVVPPLLAEFRPQVLVTQHGCDSHLLDPLAHLGLTVDGQRRSYLALHDLAHEHAGGRWVACGGGGYELAQVVPRAWTHLLAVAAGTPLDPATDVPEGWREYVVERYGLTPPQRMTDGRTPTWADWHDGFDPADPVDRAVLATQRAVFPSHGLGGLLAL
- a CDS encoding ABC transporter permease is translated as MRTGEAFRVALDALRANRLRSALTMLGVVIGVAAVVILVALGAGAKQEVEQQVEGLGSNIIIVVPGKFEFGSAPSVSRLTLDDVETLGRVVGDRDRVAVSVASGETVGVGRRTAFVTVNGVNENVPNVFDRRLARGEYITASDVDTRRRVAVLGSSVVTKVFGDVDPLGRQVTIAGVRFRVIGVFEKVGSTFGVDRDSEVHIPVTAAQRLFGVDRIDALAVKAPTADRVEELRPQLVSALKETYQGEEFSAVTQTQILGTIGRILSLLTLVLAAIAAISLLVGGVGVSNIMLVSVRERTREIGLRKALGARQRDILLQFLIEAVLLCVVGGLIGIGLGVGASLLVSSVSPLPAVIAWWSPVLAFGVSAAVGIFFGVAPARRAGRLDPVVALRTE
- a CDS encoding ABC transporter ATP-binding protein, which encodes MTGPVATLAAAEAVDVRRSYQLDGVSVEALRGVSLRVDEGEYVAIVGPSGSGKSTLMHLLGCLDRPTSGTLRVGGRDVSTMSDSELATLRNRTIGFVFQSFQLLTRTSALDNVSLPLVYRGVRGSARRDRAAAALESVGLGHRLGHRPGQLSGGEQQRVAIARALVGEPTLLLADEPTGNLDTRSGAEVMAVLERLNAERGVAVVVVTHDLEVAAMARRRVALRDGLVESDDGGVSHAGSTAVPS
- a CDS encoding efflux RND transporter periplasmic adaptor subunit, which gives rise to MRPPARGGAAPWAATGVALALLLAGCSGDDSSDVRVAAVGRATVTEVVEAPAVVAARATASVSSAADGVVAELRVRDGAQVRRGQVLLRIESPSARRALRQALRADAQAASAGTGGSVPTLAGTTAADVTAQRAFDRARAAAERIPDPRARARALAALRVSQTQYDAARAQADQAAAQLAAGIGSLSDAVAALSAAQRVQTRAAVEAARRTVAALTVRAPIAGTVSLGGGDGDSASGTDDLVSQLPESLQSQAGAALGGSSGGSTVTSTVAEGAPVSSGQQLVTVTDASTLSLTAQVDETDVLLVDPGVVATAELDAVPDATYDSTVTAIDPTPTTSTRGGVSYVVRLSLDRGTTAAGETAPVPRPGMSAVVDLRVRTARDVVAVPAPAVFRDGQRDVVWAVTNGTVRQRPVRLGAQGESRIEVLEGLEEGERIVVRGADRVREGQQVP
- a CDS encoding sulfotransferase family 2 domain-containing protein, translating into MALHFLHVGKTGGSALKYALRDAGWPDTPYGPLVEHPHRRRWTELPPREHVFFFVRDPVDRFLSGFTARQRRGAPRYHFRWTDAEAEAFARFSSAQELAVSLESPDPETAHAAQRAMRRIRHLRSQSWTVGGPADLRPRLDRVVYIGRQETLDADWQNLQRILQVPDYIELPRDPVTANRTGDWSSDQIDDTARAALRRYYDKDYRLLDLCEDVRRRRGWVQGRGLLGRLRANLR
- a CDS encoding cold shock domain-containing protein, producing MPTGKVKWYDAEKGFGFLSRDDGGDVFVHQSALPAGVPALKPGSRVEFGIVDGKRGEQALTVTVLDPIPSVTASSRKPVDDMAVIVEDLIKLLDGVGNGLRRGRYPDRQVARKTAAVLRAVADDIEA
- the larE gene encoding ATP-dependent sacrificial sulfur transferase LarE, with amino-acid sequence MSRPSPHVAPPLVVGFDLDMTLIDSRPGIAVALDALSAETGVHIDSAAAVSRLGPPLDEELAYWFPADQVAPMADRFRALYPDLAITPTELLGGAREAVAAVHRHGGRVVVVTAKYEPNARLHLEHLGIEADEVVGWRWGPAKGEALREHGATVYVGDHVADVAGARASDALSVGVATGPVSADELRAAGADVVLEDLHGFAEWLDEHVLELRLAALDERLRELGSVLVAFSGGADSALLLAAAVRSLGADDVAAATAVSASLPGHELDAAAAFSADLGVRHLRPTTREMDRDGYRANDGDRCYFCKAELLDVLGPLAAEHGLAHVATGTNADDAVAGFRPGIRAAAERAAVTPLLDAGLTKAQVREASRRWGLPTWDKPAAACLSSRVAYGIEITPARLVRVDRAEAAAREALATAGLPVRDLRVRDLGDSARLEVDAGLVESVAAEGGVAAAVLAAGFEAVSVEPFRSGSMNDLLADPEPYR